One Triticum dicoccoides isolate Atlit2015 ecotype Zavitan chromosome 5B, WEW_v2.0, whole genome shotgun sequence genomic window carries:
- the LOC119307176 gene encoding uncharacterized protein LOC119307176 isoform X1 — protein MEYSLLIAVGFLCDFSCVDCISDLDWALKMHSSRAEDITPREVKKRRRIHMANARDGCGASIPYEMIIEVLQWLPVKSIFRFRAVCRSWEALLSSDEFRCLHMAAAKDARRRAPPPKLLYISPTTTFDSTAVYSCSFSPSSSSSRPRDRGDLLFTIDGARGNCVEVVTPVPCHGLTLLYDAVGAAFYICNAATRAATRLPASTEERASRSAAGLGFDARTDEYKVVRLINGLSYQKDMVRCEVYTPGGRFGDRWRPPAGGVPSSLHQFVYAAVTNAELNKLPPVFANGCLHWLMRPASFITTPSVAIVSFSVAEETFTCLRSPPFWVPGAPPNRYGLSKEQLVEMDDQLCLVRDTRNTILYVNVLEIWKLPDYSSGDWLLSHRINLSSHLARDLRESEILRVIGCFGITSRSPRKKIVITTSKHKIFDKYQKMVHTYDPRSEALETILSITETHSTPYYGPPSSRFSFIQDTLAPVHKTDEEIALSSELAKVTGEILLHLPAKAVIHSKFVCKQWFRLIESDKFIQSYFQHKNMDKRLKVMLVVKGTGQLGFSFAPLNKCLQEAPSNSRLLDTKVVCSKPCHGLNLVSTETYDYLCNPCTGYHMFYSLGPSLLQRMPKAEEHAFTVGNKNTGLTFDPLTQQHVMVAIFYRRKDFKSRQYDLRCTLRWCDSRDRPQLSSVPPLPVNDMPPAYVEGMLYWMSEPRLGPSCEWNIVSFNLATRIFDVVTCPSWFARWNSRNRCRAFVVELKGLLCAVLADPMAENLDVWKLEDGQWGRAFTIHLEAYPEYSLKTGVVVPLAVDRDHGRILLNTGRKIGLYDPVEQAIQNLYSLDQVPVVRSCSPHHHKFLDMPSTSSANSLTCSKEDPAAELNIMDSKMIPCVPMLYEESLACYTRVPKKQLLWSYIFIAPTLI, from the coding sequence ATGGAGTACTCGTTACTTATAGCAGTCGGTTTCCTTTGTGATTTTTCATGTGTTGATTGCATCTCAGACCTCGACTGGGCGTTGAAGATGCATAGCAGCAGGGCAGAGGATATCACGCCTAGGGAGGTCAAGAAGAGGAGGAGAATTCACATGGCCAATGCACGAGATGGTTGCGGGGCGTCGATTCCGTATGAGATGATCATAGAGGTGCTGCAGTGGCTCCCCGTCAAATCTATCTTCCGCTTCCGGGCAGTTTGTCGCTCCTGGGAGGCGCTACTCTCCTCCGATGAATTCCGCTGCCTCCATATGGCAGCAGCTAAGGATGCAAGGCGGCGGGCACCACCACCCAAGCTGCTATACATCTCACCTACCACCACATTCGACTCCACCGCGGTCTACTCGTGCTCcttctcgccatcatcatcatctagcCGCCCCAGAGATCGCGGGGACCTACTGTTCACCATCGATGGCGCCCGTGGCAACTGTGTGGAAGTAGTGACCCCCGTGCCATGCCACGGCCTCACCCTCCTCTACGACGCTGTCGGCGCAGCTTTCTACATCTGCAACGCGGCAACACGAGCTGCTACGCGTCTGCCAGCGTCCACTGAGGAACGAGCATCCAGATCCGCTGCTGGGCTGGGGTTTGATGCCCGCACAGATGAGTACAAAGTGGTGAGGTTGATCAATGGGTTGTCTTATCAGAAGGACATGGTGAGGTGTGAAGTTTACACGCCTGGAGGCCGCTTTGGAGATCGCTGGAGGCCGCCCGCCGGAGGAGTACCCTCCAGCTTGCATCAGTTTGTATATGCTGCTGTTACAAATGCGGAATTGAACAAATTACCTCCTGTGTTTGCCAACGGTTGCCTTCACTGGTTGATGAGACCTGCCTCTTTCATCACGACTCCAAGTGTTGCCATCGTGTCCTTCTCGGTGGCAGAAGAGACCTTCACATGTCTCCGGTCCCCGCCCTTCTGGGTACCAGGAGCGCCGCCAAACAGGTATGGGTTGTCCAAAGAGCAACTAGTGGAGATGGATGACCAACTATGTTTGGTCCGAGATACTCGCAACACAATCCTTTATGTTAACGTTTTGGAGATCTGGAAACTGCCAGACTATAGCTCGGGTGACTGGTTACTGAGTCATCGGATCAATTTGTCGAGCCACCTGGCAAGAGATTTACGCGAATCAGAAATTCTGAGAGTCATTGGGTGTTTTGGCATCACTTCCAGGTCGCCAAGGAAGAAGATAGTCATCACTACGAGCAAGCACAAGATTTTCGACAAGTATCAGAAAATGGTTCACACCTATGACCCTAGGTCCGAAGCTCTAGAAACCATTCTTTCAATCACGGAGACGCACTCAACTCCATATTATGGGCCCCCAAGTTCAAGGTTTAGTTTCATTCAAGACACCCTTGCTCCTGTGCATAAAACAGATGAAGAGATAGCCTTGTCATCTGAGCTGGCTAAGGTGACTGGAGAGATCCTACTCCACCTCCCAGCTAAAGCAGTGATACACTCCAAATTTGTGTGCAAGCAGTGGTTCAGATTGATTGAGAGTGACAAATTCATTCAGTCATACTTTCAGCATAAAAACATGGACAAAAGACTTAAGGTCATGCTTGTGGTCAAGGGCACTGGACAATTGGGCTTCAGTTTTGCTCCCTTGAATAAATGCCTCCAAGAAGCTCCTAGTAACAGTAGATTACTTGATACAAAGGTGGTTTGCTCCAAGCCTTGCCATGGGCTGAACTTGGTAAGCACCGAGACGTACGACTATCTCTGCAACCCATGTACAGGTTACCACATGTTCTACTCGTTGGGGCCAAGTTTGCTGCAGAGAATGCCTAAAGCAGAAGAGCATGCTTTCACAGTCGGCAATAAGAATACTGGCTTGACTTTCGACCCTTTGACTCAACAACATGTTATGGTGGCAATTTTCTATCGCCGGAAGGACTTCAAATCTCGTCAATATGACCTGAGATGCACGTTACGCTGGTGTGACTCTCGGGATCGCCCCCAACTGAGCTCGGTACCGCCTCTGCCTGTGAATGACATGCCACCGGCGTATGTGGAAGGAATGCTGTACTGGATGAGTGAACCAAGGTTGGGACCGAGCTGTGAATGGAACATTGTTTCTTTCAACCTTGCTACAAGAATTTTTGATGTTGTCACATGCCCTTCTTGGTTTGCAAGATGGAATAGCAGAAACCGCTGTCGTGCATTTGTTGTTGAGCTCAAGGGACTATTATGTGCTGTTCTAGCAGACCCAATGGCAGAAAATTTAGATGTATGGAAGCTAGAGGATGGCCAATGGGGCAGAGCATTCACAATTCACCTGGAAGCATATCCTGAATACTCCCTTAAGACAGGTGTCGTGGTGCCATTAGCTGTTGATCGCGATCATGGGAGGATCCTGCTCAACACTGGAAGGAAAATAGGACTGTACGATCCAGTAGAGCAAGCAATTCAAAATTTGTATTCACTTGATCAGGTGCCGGTTGTCAGAAGCTGTAGTCCACACCACCATAAGTTTCTTGATATGCCTTCAACTTCATCAGCGAATAGTTTGACATGCTCCAAAGAAGACCCAGCGGCGGAGTTGAATATAATGGACTCTAAGATGATTCCTTGTGTTCCAATGTTATATGAGGAGAGCTTGGCATGTTACACCCGTGTGCCCAAAAAACAATTGCTGTGGTCATACATTTTCATTGCACCTACCCTTATATAA
- the LOC119307176 gene encoding uncharacterized protein LOC119307176 isoform X2: protein MHSSRAEDITPREVKKRRRIHMANARDGCGASIPYEMIIEVLQWLPVKSIFRFRAVCRSWEALLSSDEFRCLHMAAAKDARRRAPPPKLLYISPTTTFDSTAVYSCSFSPSSSSSRPRDRGDLLFTIDGARGNCVEVVTPVPCHGLTLLYDAVGAAFYICNAATRAATRLPASTEERASRSAAGLGFDARTDEYKVVRLINGLSYQKDMVRCEVYTPGGRFGDRWRPPAGGVPSSLHQFVYAAVTNAELNKLPPVFANGCLHWLMRPASFITTPSVAIVSFSVAEETFTCLRSPPFWVPGAPPNRYGLSKEQLVEMDDQLCLVRDTRNTILYVNVLEIWKLPDYSSGDWLLSHRINLSSHLARDLRESEILRVIGCFGITSRSPRKKIVITTSKHKIFDKYQKMVHTYDPRSEALETILSITETHSTPYYGPPSSRFSFIQDTLAPVHKTDEEIALSSELAKVTGEILLHLPAKAVIHSKFVCKQWFRLIESDKFIQSYFQHKNMDKRLKVMLVVKGTGQLGFSFAPLNKCLQEAPSNSRLLDTKVVCSKPCHGLNLVSTETYDYLCNPCTGYHMFYSLGPSLLQRMPKAEEHAFTVGNKNTGLTFDPLTQQHVMVAIFYRRKDFKSRQYDLRCTLRWCDSRDRPQLSSVPPLPVNDMPPAYVEGMLYWMSEPRLGPSCEWNIVSFNLATRIFDVVTCPSWFARWNSRNRCRAFVVELKGLLCAVLADPMAENLDVWKLEDGQWGRAFTIHLEAYPEYSLKTGVVVPLAVDRDHGRILLNTGRKIGLYDPVEQAIQNLYSLDQVPVVRSCSPHHHKFLDMPSTSSANSLTCSKEDPAAELNIMDSKMIPCVPMLYEESLACYTRVPKKQLLWSYIFIAPTLI from the coding sequence ATGCATAGCAGCAGGGCAGAGGATATCACGCCTAGGGAGGTCAAGAAGAGGAGGAGAATTCACATGGCCAATGCACGAGATGGTTGCGGGGCGTCGATTCCGTATGAGATGATCATAGAGGTGCTGCAGTGGCTCCCCGTCAAATCTATCTTCCGCTTCCGGGCAGTTTGTCGCTCCTGGGAGGCGCTACTCTCCTCCGATGAATTCCGCTGCCTCCATATGGCAGCAGCTAAGGATGCAAGGCGGCGGGCACCACCACCCAAGCTGCTATACATCTCACCTACCACCACATTCGACTCCACCGCGGTCTACTCGTGCTCcttctcgccatcatcatcatctagcCGCCCCAGAGATCGCGGGGACCTACTGTTCACCATCGATGGCGCCCGTGGCAACTGTGTGGAAGTAGTGACCCCCGTGCCATGCCACGGCCTCACCCTCCTCTACGACGCTGTCGGCGCAGCTTTCTACATCTGCAACGCGGCAACACGAGCTGCTACGCGTCTGCCAGCGTCCACTGAGGAACGAGCATCCAGATCCGCTGCTGGGCTGGGGTTTGATGCCCGCACAGATGAGTACAAAGTGGTGAGGTTGATCAATGGGTTGTCTTATCAGAAGGACATGGTGAGGTGTGAAGTTTACACGCCTGGAGGCCGCTTTGGAGATCGCTGGAGGCCGCCCGCCGGAGGAGTACCCTCCAGCTTGCATCAGTTTGTATATGCTGCTGTTACAAATGCGGAATTGAACAAATTACCTCCTGTGTTTGCCAACGGTTGCCTTCACTGGTTGATGAGACCTGCCTCTTTCATCACGACTCCAAGTGTTGCCATCGTGTCCTTCTCGGTGGCAGAAGAGACCTTCACATGTCTCCGGTCCCCGCCCTTCTGGGTACCAGGAGCGCCGCCAAACAGGTATGGGTTGTCCAAAGAGCAACTAGTGGAGATGGATGACCAACTATGTTTGGTCCGAGATACTCGCAACACAATCCTTTATGTTAACGTTTTGGAGATCTGGAAACTGCCAGACTATAGCTCGGGTGACTGGTTACTGAGTCATCGGATCAATTTGTCGAGCCACCTGGCAAGAGATTTACGCGAATCAGAAATTCTGAGAGTCATTGGGTGTTTTGGCATCACTTCCAGGTCGCCAAGGAAGAAGATAGTCATCACTACGAGCAAGCACAAGATTTTCGACAAGTATCAGAAAATGGTTCACACCTATGACCCTAGGTCCGAAGCTCTAGAAACCATTCTTTCAATCACGGAGACGCACTCAACTCCATATTATGGGCCCCCAAGTTCAAGGTTTAGTTTCATTCAAGACACCCTTGCTCCTGTGCATAAAACAGATGAAGAGATAGCCTTGTCATCTGAGCTGGCTAAGGTGACTGGAGAGATCCTACTCCACCTCCCAGCTAAAGCAGTGATACACTCCAAATTTGTGTGCAAGCAGTGGTTCAGATTGATTGAGAGTGACAAATTCATTCAGTCATACTTTCAGCATAAAAACATGGACAAAAGACTTAAGGTCATGCTTGTGGTCAAGGGCACTGGACAATTGGGCTTCAGTTTTGCTCCCTTGAATAAATGCCTCCAAGAAGCTCCTAGTAACAGTAGATTACTTGATACAAAGGTGGTTTGCTCCAAGCCTTGCCATGGGCTGAACTTGGTAAGCACCGAGACGTACGACTATCTCTGCAACCCATGTACAGGTTACCACATGTTCTACTCGTTGGGGCCAAGTTTGCTGCAGAGAATGCCTAAAGCAGAAGAGCATGCTTTCACAGTCGGCAATAAGAATACTGGCTTGACTTTCGACCCTTTGACTCAACAACATGTTATGGTGGCAATTTTCTATCGCCGGAAGGACTTCAAATCTCGTCAATATGACCTGAGATGCACGTTACGCTGGTGTGACTCTCGGGATCGCCCCCAACTGAGCTCGGTACCGCCTCTGCCTGTGAATGACATGCCACCGGCGTATGTGGAAGGAATGCTGTACTGGATGAGTGAACCAAGGTTGGGACCGAGCTGTGAATGGAACATTGTTTCTTTCAACCTTGCTACAAGAATTTTTGATGTTGTCACATGCCCTTCTTGGTTTGCAAGATGGAATAGCAGAAACCGCTGTCGTGCATTTGTTGTTGAGCTCAAGGGACTATTATGTGCTGTTCTAGCAGACCCAATGGCAGAAAATTTAGATGTATGGAAGCTAGAGGATGGCCAATGGGGCAGAGCATTCACAATTCACCTGGAAGCATATCCTGAATACTCCCTTAAGACAGGTGTCGTGGTGCCATTAGCTGTTGATCGCGATCATGGGAGGATCCTGCTCAACACTGGAAGGAAAATAGGACTGTACGATCCAGTAGAGCAAGCAATTCAAAATTTGTATTCACTTGATCAGGTGCCGGTTGTCAGAAGCTGTAGTCCACACCACCATAAGTTTCTTGATATGCCTTCAACTTCATCAGCGAATAGTTTGACATGCTCCAAAGAAGACCCAGCGGCGGAGTTGAATATAATGGACTCTAAGATGATTCCTTGTGTTCCAATGTTATATGAGGAGAGCTTGGCATGTTACACCCGTGTGCCCAAAAAACAATTGCTGTGGTCATACATTTTCATTGCACCTACCCTTATATAA